From the Fusobacterium sp. FSA-380-WT-3A genome, the window TTCTTCCATTTAATTTAAAAGCAATATAAACTTTTTTGGGAATTATTTCTACTTCAGGAATTTCTTCCTCTATTTTCTCTTTAAATTCATTAAATAAATTTTTTATTTTTTCATTTGAATTTTCTAAATGATAATCTATACTATAATTTTTTATTTCTTTAGAAACTTTATTTATATCTATACTATCTTTAGCTATAAGATTTATATCTTCGGAATTTTCTCTTCCTCTTATTCTTTCAAAAGTTATTAAATTATTTTCATATTTCTTTATTTCATATAATTCTATTGGAAGATTTTTAAAATTTAAGCTATCTTTTTGAAATTTATTAAAACTTTGAGAAATAAAAATTATTTTTGTTTGGCTCCAATCTATTTCATCTCTTTTTAAAGTTTTTCCTATTATTTCATTATATTCCAAAATAATGTCAGCCTTGTTATTTAAAATTGTAGAAAGATATGAGTATCCTTGATCTATTACACTATAACTATTTCCTCTTTTATATTCTATTATTACAAAAGATTTATTTTCTTTATCATAAGCTAAAGTATCTAATCTATAATTTTCTATAACAAATTCAGTTTTTACCAATTCTAAATGTAATAATTCATCTAAATTTTTTTCTACAAAATTTTGTAATTCTTTTTCTAATCCAAATTCTTCTTGTTTTAATACACTTACTTTTTCATTTGTCTGATGTAGTAATAACATACCTCTCCTCTCTTAACTGACATCTTAATTTTTTTTAATTTAAGTATACCATACTTTTTAATTTTTAGATAGAAAAAGAGATGTTAAATTTACAACATCTCTTTTAGTTTTATAATATTTCTTTTATTCTATTTTGAAGAATAGTTTGGAGCTTCTTTAGTTATTTGAATGTCATGAGGATGACTTTCTCTTAATCCTGCTCCTGTTATTTTAACAAATTTTCCATTTAATTGTAAGTCTTTTACAGTAGGAGTTCCACAATATCCCATACCTGCTCTAATTCCTCCACATAATTGGAATACTACGTCTTTTAAATCTCCTCTATAAGCTATTCTTCCTTCAATTCCTTCTGGAACTAATTTTTTAGCATCATTTTGGAAATATCTATCTTTAGAACCTCTCTTCATAGCTGCTAAAGAACCCATTCCCACATAAACTTTATATCTTCTTCCTTCATATATAATTTCTTCACCTGGAGCTTCTTTAGTACCAGCTAAAATTCCTCCTAACATTACACAGTCAGCTCCTGAAGCTAAAGCTTTAACTATATCTCCTGAAAGTTTAATTCCTCCATCAGCTATAACTCCTATTCCTCTATCTTTACATACTTGATATACATCATTTACAGCTGTTAATTGAGGTACTCCAACTCCTGCTACAACCCTTGTTGTACAAATAGAACCAGGTCCAATTCCAACTTTTACAGCGTCAACTCCAGCTTCTATTAAAGCTAAAGCAGCTTCAGCTGTAACTATATTTCCAGCTATTAAATTTAGATTAGGGAAAGCTTCTCTTATTTCTTTAACTCTTCTTATAACTCCAGCTGAATGCCCATGAGCTGAATCCATTGTAATTACGTCAACTCCAGCTTCTACTAAAGCTTTAACTCTTTCTAAAGTATCATTTCCAATTCCAACAGCTGCTCCAACTCTTAATCTTCCATGTTCATCTTTACAAGCATTTGGATATTCAACAATTTTATCTATATCTTTTATTGTGATTAATCCTTTTAAATATCCTTTTTCATCAACGATAGGTAATTTTTCTATTCTATTAGATAATAAGATTTCTTTTGCTTGGTCTAATGTTGTTCCAACAGGTGCTGTAATTAAATTTTCTTTTGTCATTACCTCTTCTATTAATGTATCATAATCTTTTCTATATTTTAAATCTCTGTTTGTAATAATACCTATTAATTTTCCATCTTCTTCTACAACAGGTAATCCAGAAATTTTATATTGTCCCATTAAATCATCAGCATCTCCTAAAGTTTTATCTTTAGTTAATGTAATAGGATTTTGAATCATTCCACTTTCATTTCTTTTTACTTTATCTACTTCTTTAGCTTGTTCTTCAATTGTCATATTTTTATGAATAAATCCAAGTCCACCTTGTCTAGCTAAAGCTATAGCTAAATCAGCCTCTGTAACAGTATCCATAGCAGCACTAACTATTGGTACATTTAATGTAATATTTTTAGTAAGTTTTGTTTTTAAATCAATATCTTGTGGTAATACATGTGACTCTGCTGGTATTAACAATACATCATCAAAAGTAATAGCTTCCTTAACTATTTTTCCATTCATATTATCCATTTCATTTTCTCCTTATACGATAATTAAAATTTTTAAACAAAGAGGCTGTAGTTATATGCAGCCTCTATTTAGAATAATTTTTAAATAATAATATATTATATCATATCTTTAGCACCTATGTCACGTCTAAAAAATAATTTTTCACATTTTATTTTTTCAACATCTTCATAGGCATTTTTCATAGCTTCTTGTAAATTTTTTCCTTCTCCAACAACTATTAAAACTCTTCCACCATTTGTTAAAAGTTTTCCATCTTCCATCTTTGTTCCCATATGAAAAATTTGAGATTTTACATCATCTGGTATTATAATTTCAGCATTTGGTGTAGAACTTGCTGGATATCCTTCTGAAGCCATTACTACTCCACAAGTAGTTGTTTCCTTCCATTTAACTAAAGTTTCTTTCTCATTCATTATATCAAGTATAAGTT encodes:
- a CDS encoding DUF5655 domain-containing protein — protein: MLLLHQTNEKVSVLKQEEFGLEKELQNFVEKNLDELLHLELVKTEFVIENYRLDTLAYDKENKSFVIIEYKRGNSYSVIDQGYSYLSTILNNKADIILEYNEIIGKTLKRDEIDWSQTKIIFISQSFNKFQKDSLNFKNLPIELYEIKKYENNLITFERIRGRENSEDINLIAKDSIDINKVSKEIKNYSIDYHLENSNEKIKNLFNEFKEKIEEEIPEVEIIPKKVYIAFKLNGRNIIDFKLQKSFLKFWINAKKGQLNDFKKLAKDVSNKEHNGNGDYEFNISDSNNINYIVNLLSEFLKKN
- the guaB gene encoding IMP dehydrogenase, producing the protein MNGKIVKEAITFDDVLLIPAESHVLPQDIDLKTKLTKNITLNVPIVSAAMDTVTEADLAIALARQGGLGFIHKNMTIEEQAKEVDKVKRNESGMIQNPITLTKDKTLGDADDLMGQYKISGLPVVEEDGKLIGIITNRDLKYRKDYDTLIEEVMTKENLITAPVGTTLDQAKEILLSNRIEKLPIVDEKGYLKGLITIKDIDKIVEYPNACKDEHGRLRVGAAVGIGNDTLERVKALVEAGVDVITMDSAHGHSAGVIRRVKEIREAFPNLNLIAGNIVTAEAALALIEAGVDAVKVGIGPGSICTTRVVAGVGVPQLTAVNDVYQVCKDRGIGVIADGGIKLSGDIVKALASGADCVMLGGILAGTKEAPGEEIIYEGRRYKVYVGMGSLAAMKRGSKDRYFQNDAKKLVPEGIEGRIAYRGDLKDVVFQLCGGIRAGMGYCGTPTVKDLQLNGKFVKITGAGLRESHPHDIQITKEAPNYSSK